The proteins below are encoded in one region of Sminthopsis crassicaudata isolate SCR6 chromosome 1, ASM4859323v1, whole genome shotgun sequence:
- the LOC141551742 gene encoding histone H2A type 2-B-like, with protein MSGRGKSGGKVRAKAKSRSSRAGLQFPVGRVHRLLRKGNYAERVGAGAPVYLAAVLEYLSAEILELAGNAARDNKKTRIIPRHLQLAIRNDEELNKLLGGVTIAQGGVLPNIQAVLLPKKTQSSKK; from the coding sequence ATGTCCGGCCGAGGGAAGTCGGGAGGCAAAGTCCGGGCCAAGGCCAAGTCGCGCTCGTCCCGCGCGGGGCTGCAGTTCCCCGTGGGCCGCGTCCACCGCCTTCTGCGCAAGGGCAACTACGCGGAGCGCGTGGGGGCGGGCGCGCCGGTGTACCTGGCGGCGGTGCTGGAGTACCTGTCGGCCGAGATCCTGGAGCTGGCGGGCAACGCGGCCCGCGACAACAAGAAGACGCGCATCATCCCGAGGCACCTGCAGCTCGCCATCCGCAACGACGAGGAGCTCAACAAGCTGCTGGGCGGAGTGACCATCGCCCAGGGCGGCGTCCTGCCCAACATCCAGGCCGTGCTGCTGCCCAAGAAGACCCAGAGCTCCAAGAAGTGA